Part of the Sodalinema gerasimenkoae IPPAS B-353 genome is shown below.
CAGGGGCGATCGCCCTGACGCGGTTGGGCAGAAAACGGTACAATGCAAACAACTGCGAGTCCTGTTCACTCACATCTGTAAGAGATCAACATGGAAACCCTGGCACTCACCAAAGAGAACGTCGAAAAAGTCTTAGACGAACTGCGTCCCTACCTGATGGCTGATGGGGGCAATGTGGAGCTAATGGAAATTGAAGGCCCCATTGTGCAATTGCGCCTACAAGGAGCTTGTGGCTCCTGTCCCAGTTCCGCTATGACCCTGAAAATGGGCATCGAACGTCGCCTACGGGAATATATCCCTGAAATTGCTGAAGTTGAACAGGTGATGTAGGTTCACTCAAGCTTGCCCCAAAGTTGCCCTAACCCGAGCCGGAGCTTGTGTCTTCGGCTTTTGTTTGTCTGGACGTCTGTTTGCTGGGGCACATCCGCCGATGTAATTGTCCTGATAGGATAACCCCAGAGTTTCGCTGCACCGCCTTCAGGAGAACTATGTCACACCCTCTTTATGTTGCCTTCGTCTGGCATCAGCACCAACCTCTCTATAAGAGCCGTGCCGCTAGTACCCCGGACTGTGAACAATATCGGCTCCCCTGGGTGCGGTTGCATGGAACCAAAGACTATTTGGATTTGGTTCTGCTCCTGGAGCAATTCCCCAAACTTCACCAAACGGTAAATCTCGTCCCTTCGCTGATTTTGCAGCTTGAGGATTATATTTCTGGCAAAGCCCTCGACCCGTACCTCAAGCTATTACTGACCCCTCTGGACCAACTCACCCGTGAGGATAAGCAATTTACCCTAGAACGGTTCTTTGATGCCAATCACCATACCCTCGTCGATCCTCATCCTCGCTATCGAGAACTCTATGGTCAGCGACAGGAACGGGGTATGGCCTGGTGTTTAGAGAATTGGCAACCCCGAGATTTCGGCGATTTGCTGGCATGGCACAATTTAGCTTGGATTGACCCCCTCTTTTGGGATGATCCTGAGATTGCTGCCTGGTTAAAGCAAGGACAGAACTTTACTCTCGCCGATCGCCAGCGTATTTTTTCCAAACAAAAACAGATTCTCAGCCGCATTGTCCCCCAACATCGCCAGATGCAGGAATCGGGGCAGTTGGAGGTGATGACCACGCCTTACACTCACCCCATTTTGCCCCTCTTGGCTGATACCAATGCCGGCCGGGTGGCGGTTCCTGAGATGGAACTTCCCCGGCAGCGCTTCCAATGGTCCGAGGATATCCCCCGCCACCTTCATAAGGCCTGGAGATTCTACTGCGATCGCTTTGGCCGGGAACCCCGTGGCCTCTGGCCCTCGGAACAGTCGGTGAGTCCGGCAATTTTGCCCCATATTGCTCGGCAAGGCTTTCAATGGATTTGTTCCGATGAAGCGGTCTTGGGTTGGACGAAACAACATTTCTTCCACCGGGATGGAACCGGGAATGTCTTTGAACCGGAACTTCTCTATCGTCCCTATCGCCTGAAAACCGACGCAGGGGATGTGGCGATTGTGTTCCGAGATCACCGTCTCTCGGATTTGATTGGCTTTACCTACAGTTCCATGAATCCCCGTGAGGCCGCTGGGGACTTGGTGGGACATTTGGAGGCCATTTCGCGATCGCTCACTCATAATCAAGAGGGCACCAGTTTAGAGAAACCCTGGCTTGTCACCATTGCCCTCGATGGTGAAAACTGCTGGGAATACTATCAACAGGATGGAAAACCCTTCCTGGAAGCTCTCTATCGAACCCTAAGTAAACAGACGGACATCAAACTGGTGACCGTCTCGGAATTTCTCGATCGCTTCCCCCCCACGGAAACCCTCCCCAGTGACAAACTCCATAGCGGGTCCTGGGTGGATGGGAGTTTCACCACCTGGATTGGTGACCCCGTTAAGAATACGGCCTGGGATCTCCTTAGCGACGCTCGTCAGGTGTTAGCCAATCACCCTGAGGCGACGGAAGAGGCCAATCCTGAAGCCTGGGAGGCACTCTATGCGGCGGAAGGCTCGGATTGGTTCTGGTGGTTCGGCGAAGGTCATTCTTCGGATCAAGATGCCATATTCGATCGCCTCTTCCGGCAACATCTCGGGGCCTTGTACAGTGCGTTAGGGGAACCCATCCCGGAGCGAGTGAAACAGCCCTTAGAAGTTCATGAACGCAAGGGCGATATGCGTCCCCAAAGCTTCATTCATCCGGTGATTGATGGGGTGGGAGATGAGCAAGATTGGGATCATGCCGGACGCATTGATGTGGGTGGCTCCCGAGGCACGATGCACCGGGCGACGCCAGTGCAACGGTTATGGTACGGCTTGGATCACCTGAATTTCTATCTCAGATTGGATTTCACAACGGGATTGGAACCAGGGCAAGCTTGTCCCCCGGAACTGCATTTGTTCTGGTACTATCCCCACCAAACGATGCACACTAGCCCCGTTCCCTTACGAGATCTCCCCAATCGGCCCCCGCTCACCTACCGCTTTGCTACCCATCTGACGGTCAATCTCCTCAGTGAAACCTTCCGAATGCAGCAGGCGGGGGCGGATGATCGCTGGACTCCTCGCAATAGTCGGGTCAAGGTGGCGATTAATGAATGTTTGGAGTTGGCGGTTCCTTGGGCGGATTTGCCGACGGAACCGGACTGGAATTTACATTTAATTCCGGTTTTGGCCGAGCAGGGCAGCTTCCGGGAGTTAGTCGTGGGTGAGGGATTTATTCCCATGACGATGCCCTAGGGGCGGCCTTGCTGCGGGGGGTTGCCCAGAAGCTGTTGCAGAATGGGCAGAACTTGACGGCTGCGGTTGGGGTCTAGGGAGACTGGCTCGGACGGAGCCTGAAGGTCCTCGGGGATGTTGGCTGGGGTGGCGACCGTTTGCCCCAGTTTGAGGCTGATTTGACGGCGTTCTGCGGGGCTGAAGCGGGCAAAGCTGCGGTGGAGGAGAGGGAGCAGGGTGAGGAACTCCTCTTCGGGGAGCGATCGCACCCAGTCATCGAGCAGGCCGAGGAGGCGATCGTCGTGGATGAGTAATACGCCACTGCCCTGGAGGAAGCCTTCGAGCCAATGGGCGGCTCGCTCTAGGGACTGGCCAGGGTTGAGAACCCAAGCCAACTGTTGACGGACTTGTTCGGGGCTGAGGGCTTGCTGATCGAACAGGAGGCGACAACTGAGGCCACTGATTAGGCCGGCTGTCTCGGGGGCGGTGAGCAGGGTTTTGAGACTGTTGAGCCAACGGGACTGCTGGGACTGATTGGGGAGTAGGGCGATCGCCCCCTGGGCGGTGAGCAGGGCCTGGGCGAGATGCTTGGCGGCGCTGGGGTTGAGATGCCGCGAGGCGGGGGGGAAGTCGAGACAACAGCGCAAGACGAGGCGATCCCAGATGGGTTGTAGGACGGTTCCCTCGGTCTGGTGGAGGTTGCCATAGCGGATAATGCCTACGAGGGGCGGTAGGGTGTTAGCAATTTGAGTCAGATCCTGGGTCTGGCCGGCTACCCATTCGAGGCGATCGCGGATGTTATGAATGGCTTGGGGCAGGTTGGCGCGGAAGAGGCGATCCAGAAGTGCGGCCAGGGGGGGCAACTGCTCAAGTTTGCGGCTCTCGGCCTGACTATAGGCACTGGCGGCTGTCTCCAGACTACTGCCCCAAATACAGCGTTGAATCAAATGATGGTCTAGAGCTGGTTCCCATTGCAGATGCCAGCGTTCCCGGAATGTACCTAATCCCGGTTGTCCTTGTAACCGGGCCCAGGGAATCCCGAGTAGCTGTAGCCGGTGAAAGAGTTGGGAGCGTTGGTTATCCCGAGGCTGGCGTAGGTCTAAATCCAGGAGTCTCTCATCGGTCTCGATGGGCAGGTGTAGGTGTTGGGCCTGCTGCTGTAAGTCTTGCTGTAGGGGCGTGGTGGGGACATCCTCGGGAACCCAGCCGAGGCGATCGCTAATGAGCAGGCGATCGGCTAAGGTCGTGAGGGGGATGGGGCCGTCTCCGAGCATGACCGCTTGGGCCGCCTCTTGCAGTTCAGGAAATCCCGGCTGAGGGCGATCGCGCAGGGCCGCTAGGCTATTGGCTAAGCGCACGGCTTCAATCACAGCCCCAGTCGAGGCAGGCTGTCCGGCGTCACGCAGAGCCTGGGCGATTTGGGTCAGCCACCCCCGAGTTCGCGCCTCTGGAGACTGATGGCGCGACTCCCAGAGGTAATGATACCAACCGGGAGCGGTCATCCCGGCGCCATATCCCTGATGGATTGCCAGTTGCCGATAACTCCAGGGAATCCAGGTGGCTTGAATCTTGGGTAACGATGGGGGAAGTTGTTGTTGTAACTGTGCCAGTTGGGCCTGATCCTGGGCTTCTGGGGGCATCTGGCTCAATGCCGGCCCATGCCAAGCCCCACAGATGACCGCGAGACGGTCTTGAGGATACTCTCGTTGTAGCCGTCGCAGCCTTTGTCGCATAGCCGCTTCTCGCCGGCGATCGCTCTGAGATATCCCCACAACTTCCCGTAGGGCACTCATGGCTTCTAGAATGGCGCTAAACACATCCTCAGAGGGGGGGCGCTGTTCGATGAGTTGCTCCCACCAGCGATCGCCATTCCCCTCCCCAGCGGCCCGAGCTAATTCCTGAAGCGGGTCACTGGGAAAAGCCGCAATCGGGAAGGTTCCCTCTTCTACGGCGAATTGATAGGTTTGAGGCAAGTCCAGCCAATGAATGGGACGGTTACCCTGCAACCCATATTGCAAGGCTTGCCATTCTGGACTAAAGATGGTGAAGGGATAATAAACTGAGGTTTGCGGCTGCTCACCACTGTATAAAAGGAGGGCAACCGGAGGTTGCAAACCCATTGCGAGATGGGTTACCGATTCAGCTTCAGGGGGCCCTTCAATCAAGAGCTGTTGAGGTTGCCAATCGAACAGGGCCGCCCGCAAATTCTGAGCCGATCCTGGACCATGATGGCGAATGCCAAAAATGCGAGTGGACATCAACGATCTTCACAGGAAGTCATAAACGAGACTAAATCAATTCAAAAACTTCATAAACCAAGAAAATTATATCGTTTTGTTAACTCATTTGGGATAATTATTTCTAATGATTCTTTAGTTTGTTATCCTAGACCTATCCACTAGCCTCTACCATCTTACATCTAATTCAACGTCTATCGTTTCCGCCTTCAGCCTTGCGAACCCCTACCCCCCGAAAATGGTAATGTTAACGGACAAGAGCAACATTTCTGAAAAAAGTCGTGGCTTGCGCTGGAAAGCAGCGGCGATCGCCATTGTTTTAGGAACAATTCCGGTGATTGTTGTCGGGGCTATTGCCTATCGCACCACCAGTCAGTCTTGGCGACAGCAAGTTTTTAGAGAAAAACAAAACTATGGGGCACAAGTAGCGGAAAAACTCAATCGGTTTATGACTGAACGCCACGGAGATTTTTTCTCTATTTCTCGCTTGCCGATTTTTACTAATCCTGAGATTTCTGCCGCTACAAGTGCTCAGGACAAACAAGACTTTTTAAATACCATCATTGAAGCCTACCAAATCTACGATAGTATCGCTTTATTTGACACCCAAGGTCGCTTAATGATCCGCTCCAGTGGTAGCAACACCACCACTCAGCTCGACTCAGAAAGTCTGGGCGAAATTCTCAACAGCAACCGTCCCTTAATTAGCGCCCCTCGTTTGTCCCAAGTGACTGAGGAGCTATCCATCTACATCTCAGCCCCAATCCTACATCATGAAACCGGTCAAACCATGGCCATTGTCCAGGCCCGGTTCCCAGTTGAGGTATTTCAAGAGCTAATTGTCGGCAATGAGAGTGACAATGAATATGTCTTAGATGCCCAAGGTCGGATTTTCCTGAGCAGTCAAGCCCAGACCACGAACCCAACTCGCTTTCAAACGATTCCCCTAATTCAAGAAGCTCGACAAACCAGGCAACAGCAAGTAGGACTGATTCGCGAGCTAAATCAAGAGCAACATCTCATCGCCGCTGCCCCCATTCTGGGCACGGAACAAATGTTTAATCTGAACTGGCTGATTGTGGTAGAAACCAGTACAGAAAATGCCTTTGCAACCTCCAACAGTTTATTGCGGACGATTGGTCTAGGAACCATCGGAACCGCCATTGTGGTGACTATTCTCGCCATTGGGGTCAGCCTCTTGATTACAGAACCCCTGATTCAACGCATTAGCGATGTGGTCAGAACCGTGGTCAGTGCCTCCTCAGAAATGGCGGCGACGGTCGAACAACAAGAACGGAGTTTGTCCCAGCAGGCGGCCTCCATTAGCGAGTCCACCGCCATGATGGAACAACTGAGCCGCTCCGCTCAACGCTCAGCGGAACAGGCCCAAACGGCCCAGGACCAAGCACAACATGTCCTGCAACTAGCCAAAGATGGAGAAGTTGTGGTTGACCGTACCCTAGAACGCACCAATCAACTGCAAAACCGGGTCGGGAGTTTAGCCGAACAGATGGATAATCTCAACGACCAGATTCGTCGCATTGGCACCATCTCCTCCTTAGTCAGCGATTTAGCCAATCAAACCAATATGTTAGCCCTGAATGCTTCCGTCGAGGCGGTTCGTGCTGGGGATGCGGGACGTGGCTTTGCAGTGGTGGCCTCAGAAATTCGTAAGCTGGCGGACCAAAGCCGTCACTCGGCGGAGAAAATCGATAACCTGGTGGAGATGGTTCAGTCCGCCATTACCAGCACCAGTAGTTTGGCGAAAGATAGTACGACGGCGGTGGGTGACACAACAGGGTTTGCCCATGAAACCGCTGAGAAGTTTATGGGGGTTAAAGATGCGATTCAGAAAATTGCCCTCGGGTCTCAGCAAATTGCCGCCAATGCGCAACAACAGGCCCGAGCCATTGAGCAATTGACGGAAGCCATGACCGCTCTCGACCATGGGGCCAATGAAACCGCTAGCAGCATCAGCCAGACTCGGGCCGGTAGTCGACATCTCAATGACGCCGCTGTGTCCCTACAGAAAATGGTTTAGCGGTCTTGACAGAGTAAGTTAAGCTGGAAAGACTTCTCCTGCTCTAATTTACTCCTAGGACGATGCTTTTAGTTCTTGCGACCAGTCCTGGCTTTCAATTGAGTGATGCCTTCTTTGCCTTCGTTCTGGCTGCGATTTTGCTGTTGTTCGGGCGCTTAATTCGGCAAAATTTGCGGATTCTGCGTCAACTCTATATCCCCAGTTCCATTATGGCGGGTTTTTTGGCGCTGCTCCTGGGGCCACAGGTATTAGGACAGTTGATGGGAGCGGACTCGCCGTTAGCAGAGGGGGTCTTTAGTGCCAATATCCGCCAGGTTTGGCAGCAATCGCCGGGGGTATTTATTAATGTGGTCTTTGCGACGCTGTTTTTAGGGGAGATTTTACCGGCCCCTCGGGATATCTGGCGTAAGGCTTCGCCTCAGGTGGCCTTTGGTCAAACCTTAGCCTGGGGCCAGTATGTGGTGGGCCTGTTACTCGGACTGCTGGTGTTAACGCCGGTGTTTGGCTTGTCGCCGATTGCGGGAACCTTGATTGAGATTGGCTTTGAGGGAGGCCATGGAACGGCAGCGGGGATGGCGGAAACTCTGACGGAGTTGGGATTCCCGGAAGGGGGCGATTTAGCCCTGGGGTTGGCGACCATTGGCATTGTCTCGGGGATTGTCTCGGGGATTCTCTTGGCGAACTGGGGACGACGTAAGGGATTGATTCGCTCGGCTCGTCTGGAACCGGATACGGGGTCAGAAGTCTATGGGGTGACCCCGGAACATCCTGATATGGTGGCGGCTCGGGAGCGGTTAACCTCGGATTTGTTGGTGGACCCGATTTCGATAAATTTGGGCTTTGTGGGGTTAGCGGTGGCGGTGGGTTGGCTGATTTTAGAGGCGTTGAAAGTCCTTGAACGGGTAACTTGGGGGGGAGAGAATGGCTTGACGGTGTTGGGCTATATTCCTCTGTTCCCGATGGCGTTGGTGGGGGGGATTGTGGTGCAGTTGCTGTTGCGGCGGTTGCGGTTGGAGGCCTTGGTGATGCGATCGCTCATGGAGCGGATTGGCGGGGTGGCTCTGGATATTACGATTATTACGGCCCTGGCTTCGATTTCTCTGACGGCGTTGGGGGAGAACTTGGTTCCGTTTGCGCTGTTGGCCCTATTGGGGATTACCTGGAATGTGCTGGCATTTATGTATTTGGCCCCGAGGATGTTGCCGGACTTTTGGTTTGAACGGGGAATTGGGGATGTGGGCCAGTCCATGGGAGTGACGGCGACGGGGATTTTGCTGTTGCGGATGGTGGACCCCCAGAATCGTTCGGGGGGGTTTGAGAGTTTTGCCTATAAGCAACTGTTTTTTGAGCCGATTGTGGGTGGGGGCTTGTTTACGGCGGCGGCTCCGGTGTTGGTGGTGCAGTTGGGGGCCGTGGGCACGTTGCTGCTAACGGGGGCGTTATTACTGTTTTGGTTGGCCTTTGGATTACTGGTGACGGGACGGCGTCGTCGGCGATCGCTCCCAGAAGCATAAGCTGGAGTCTCAGGGACTTGCCTCAGTTCTGGCCTTTGGCAACTCCAACAGTACATTAGCAGTGCTTTGTTAGTATCTTGTACTGCAATAACGGTCGCTCTATTCCTTTGGTTATGGGTGTTTTCACAGTTTTTTAAAAAAAATAAAATATTTATGCCAAATAGGGTGTTTGTCTTCGGAAAAACGTGTTTTAATCGAGACAGACGGGTTCTCAGGTTAAATAATGTATTGGACCACCTTACTCTTCGCAACAGTCTACGCCGCACTGGTCTTTATGGTGCTGTTCTCCGTACAAAAGCGGGTCTTCCACAGTGCCAATGTAAAGTTTGCGGCCAAAGCCTCGGCCAGACTTCGCTAGCAATGCCCACTCTTCGGGACGCCGTTGCCCGGCTGTCTCACGCAAACCGGTCAGATGATGGTTCGCCATCGAGTCTGACCGGTTTATTATTGGGGGAGGTGGAGTATGGGGAGCATGAGGGGGTGTCATGATTTTAGGATGATACGATCAATACAGTTCAAGAGACTCGTTGAATGGAAAGTATCAAAGTAAAAGCTCATGTCGGCCAGGATGGGGTGTTGTCTTTGCAGTTACCGGTGAAAAACCAGGATGTTGAGGCCATGGTGATTTATCAGCTTGTGCAGAAGAGAAGCCATCAAGGCTCTAAGCAACGGTTCCAGGCGATGCTGGCGCAGCACCAAGGCCAGACCTTCAGCGATAGTACAGAACTGTTCCGTGAGGATCGCCGGCGTGGCTAAGTTCGTCATTGATGCCAATGTGGCGATTAAGTGGGTCTTGCCAGAGATCTACTCAGATCAGGCGTTGTCGCTTTTGGATAATGATCACGATGAGTTGCTGGTGCCGGATTTTTTCTTTTCAGAAATCACCAACATTCTCTGGAAGCGCACCCAACGGGGAGAGTTGACGCTAGAAGCGGCGGATGAAAAGTTGTCGGAAATCAAGCAGGTTGATTTTGCTGTGTTTGACTCCCTCGATCTGGTAAGTCAGGCGTTAGAAACGGCGGTGCAGGTAAAGCAGGCAGTCTATGACTGTGTTTATCTGACGTTGGCAATCGAGCATTTCTGTCAGATGGTGACGGCAGATGAGCGGTTTATTAATGCGTTGAGGCAGGGGTCAAGTATTGATTTTGTTGTGTGGTTGGGTGCAGTTGGCGGGTAGTACTAAAGAGGTAATGATGCGTTGTAGTGATGAATAAAGTTCCACAGGAGTCCAATGTGATTGCGGAGACTCTTGGAGAAGGCTAAGCTGCGTCGGACAAAGCGTGAAACTCTTTGCCTGAGGGTATTGTTGAACAAGACTCTTGGAGAAGGCTAAGCTGCGTCGGACAAAGCGTGAAACTCTTTGCCTGAGGGTATTGTTGAACCGCTCAATGTAATTGGTCTTGCCACTCGACTGACTGACGACCCGGTGTCGTTTGCTCGGCAGCACCTGCCAGTAAGCCTCCCAGGCGTCAGTGTAGATCACAGCACATTGCCGATAGACGTTGGGTAAGGAATCCTCGAGTTTTTGCGCACTTTCGGCAGCGCGAGAACTGACATAAGCACCGATAATCTCACGGGTCTCAGCATCGAGGGCTAACCAGACCCATTGTTTGTTGCCCTTGTGGTCGACAATCGCAATCAGGGCAATGAAGTATGGGGGTTATTCCGTCGCTTCATGATCATCTTATACAAATTATACAAATTCATCATTACTTCCAAAGTTTTACCCAAACCATTTTACACATCATCGCTTATCAGACCAGTGCCCGACCGTTAAACCTCCGCAGATTGTCGCTACCCGATAGACCTATCAAGCTCTCAACAGAGGTAGGGGCAAAATAGTCGAAATGAGCGGAAAAATTAGTGAAAAACTGCCCCGCTTAACCCCTCAACTTCTGAGTAGCATTCAGATCTGGACTATTCCCCAACCCAGAAAGTGCGATCGGTGTAGCTCGCTTAAGCTATGCCTTCCGACAGATGAATTCCCCTGGCAAACACGACACAATTAATTATGTAAGACGGAAAAGATATTTAATTTTTCTAAATAACTTTTTAAGTAGCAGGAAAAAAACATGGCTATGACATCTAAAAAACGAGCTGTTGGTACATTCCCCGCTCGGACACAAGCGGAACGAGCATTGCGGGAACTCAAAGATAGTGGCTTTCCAATGGACTGCGTGTCTGTAATTGCCAAAGATGAAAATCATCCAGTCTCGGATGATCTACATGGTGAAGACCAAGGCAACAAAGCCGATGAAGGTGCAGCCGTAGGTGCAGCAACGGGCGGGGCAGTCGGAACAGTGACGGGTTTACTCGTCGGTTTGGGCTTACTTGCCATTCCTGGCATTGGTCCTATCATGTTAGCCGGTGCAACCGCAACCGCGTTGGCGACTACTGCCGGTGGTGCTGCGATCGGTGCAGCAACTGGGGGCCTAATCGGTGCTTTAGTTGGCCTGGGTATTCCTGAAGAACGGGCTAAAGTCTATAAAGAGCGCGTGGCCCAGGGGGATTACTTAGTGATTGTCGATGGGACTGAAGCTGATATCGCTCGTGCCGATACGATTCTAAATCGGGGTGGCATCGAAGAATGGGGCGTGTATGACGCTCAGCAGACCCGAGAAGATGAGCATCATCGAAACGACAACATTGGTTATCAAAACGATGATATTCGTCGTCAAGAAGACAACATGGGTCATCGAAACGACAACATTGGTTATCAGAACGATGACATTCGTCGTCAAGGAACAGTCGCAGAAAATCGTCCCCCTGTGGTTGAACGCGAACGGAATATGGTTCGCACCGATCACGATGCCGTCTATGAAGATAATGTCGTTAAGGTTGTTGACCGTACCAAGGATGGGGATATCCATCGGTAATCTTAGCCTTTTCTAAGATTAGGATTAGGCTGGAACCCTTTGCCTTAAATAGACTAGGTTTGCAGGGTTCCAGCAGTTTCTCTCTTATTTTTTTACAGAGAATCTTAAACAGATCATTTCAATCGGGGTGATCGGATCAAGCAAGAAAATTCACAGACCCAAACGTTTTTGAACTGCTCAAGTCTGATCGCACATCTAAAGCCAAAAAAATCTAGGACATTAACCATGAAAAAGATTACTCCCTTTTTACTCGGAATCACCGTTTTATTCGGTGCTGCTGCTTGTCAGGATTTGGAACGAACCGATTCTGATGCTCCCAGCAGTCTAGATGAAACGACCGATAACCCAGCTCAAGTCGAAGATGCCCGCGACAATTCTACAAGCGATATTCGTCGTGATCAACTCGATAGTGATATTCGGGCCAGGGAACAACGTACTGATGTGGTGGGAGACCCCGAAGACCGTTCGGATGGCGACCTCGCCAGTGAAGTGAGGAGCAAGTTAGAAGCCAATATTCCTCAGAGTAAGTTGGCTGTCACCTCTGAAGATGGTGTGGTTACTGTGGTCGGAACGGTCCCTAACCAAGAACGATATGATTCAATTGAGACTTTGGCCCGTGAAATTCGCGGTGTTCAAGATGTGACAATTGACGTACAAATCGTTGAACCGGCTGAGAATCCAGATTCTGACGCTGAATAACCAAAAAACCGTAATCTAGCAAAAACCCACATCCTTATTTAACTTAGGGGTGTGGGTTTTTACCAAGTTGGAGGAATATGTGTTTATAGCAAAAGTTGGTCTGAATAGGACAAAAACAGGGGATAAGAAGGCAAGAGGCAAGAGGCAAGAGGCAAGAAGTAGGAGATTCTCTTCCAACTCAGAGTATCCTTCAGAGTGTCCTAAGGCAATCGAAGATTGCTATATTTCCTCGGAGGTACAGCGAGTGGAGGTGTTTGGCCAGGTGTTGAGGGGTAGAGTTCGCGGTCGTTTGGTGTGGGGAACGGGTGGTGTTTGACAGTATTGGGTTAGAGGTGGCTGGGATTTGTATCGGCGAACTGATGTTTTGGTGTAAATTGAGAAGCAAGGTGGGCATTACTCTATAAACGGCAACCCAAGCACTCACTATGTCGACGACAAATCACATGAGATTACTGCCATTCCAGAACTTCTGAAGCTGTTGGATCTCGGTGGCGCGATTATTACCCTCGATGCCATGGGGACACAGCGGGAGATTGCCGCTCAAATCCGGGAGCAAGGAGGAGACTATATCCTGGCACTGAAAGGGAATCAAGGCACTCTGTACCAGGCGGTGAGGTCGTTTTTTCAGGATGCGGAACGTACCCAGTGGGTGGGCATCGACTGTGCTTTTACATCACGAGTTTAGCCCCAGATGCGAGTCTGCTAGCGACCGCCATCCGCGCCCATTGGGGCATCGAAAACAGCCTGTTCCGGCTTAAAGCCATGTGATAGGATTTTTCGGTAACCTTACTAGACATCCGACAGCGAGGAGGGCACACAGTACTTCGACGATCGCTCAGCACACAGTACTTTGACGATCGCTCAGCACACGGCACTTCGACGATCGCTCACTGAACACCGTTCGCCCCTACGGCCATCTGTTATCTCGTTTCTCTCTTCATGGCTGACTCATCCCTAACACCGGCCTTGCGCCAAAAACTCGCCCAACCCCTACAGATTGGCAGCGTCGAAGTCCAAAGTCGCGTCCTCCAATCCCCCCTCTCTGGGGTTACAGATTTAGTCTTTCGCCGCCTGGTGCGCCGCCACGCGCCCCAATCCATGATGTACACAGAAATGGTGCAAGCGTCGAGTTTGCAACATCTGCGGGAGGTTCCCCAAATTATGGATGTTGACCCCCAGGAACATCCTATTAGTATTCAACTGTTTGACTGTCGCCCGGACTTCCTCGGAGAAGCGGCCCAAATTGCCGTGGATCAAGGCTCCGATACCATTGATATCAACATGGGCTGTCCCGTCAACAAAATTACCCGCAAAGGGGGCGGTTCTTCTCTATTACGTCAGCCTAAAGTAGCTGAAGCCATTGTCCGGGCCGTGGTGCAAGTGGCGGGGGTTCCGGTGAGCGTTAAAACTCGGCTGGGATGGTCTGATGAGGAAATTAATATCCTGGAGTTTGCTCAACGAATGCAGGATGCTGGGGCCGCGATGCTGACGTTACATGGACGCACTCGGCAACAGGGGTATAACGGAACCGCCCAATGGCATTGGATTCGCCGAGTTAAAGAACAACTGGAGATTCCCGTGATTGCCAATGGGGATATTGTCTCGGTGGAGTCAGCCATCCGCTGTTTGCAGGAAACCGGGGCCGATGGGGTGATGTGTTCTCGGGGAACCTTGGGCTATCCCTTCCTGGTGGGGGAAATTGACCATTTCCTGAAAACTGGGGAATATCTGCCCCCCGTGAGTGCAGTAGAGCGGCTTCGTTGTGCGAAGGAGCATTTACAGGCCTTGGGGGCCTATAAGGGCGATCGCGGCATCTATCAAGCTCGCAAACATCTATCCTGGTA
Proteins encoded:
- the dusB gene encoding tRNA dihydrouridine synthase DusB; this translates as MADSSLTPALRQKLAQPLQIGSVEVQSRVLQSPLSGVTDLVFRRLVRRHAPQSMMYTEMVQASSLQHLREVPQIMDVDPQEHPISIQLFDCRPDFLGEAAQIAVDQGSDTIDINMGCPVNKITRKGGGSSLLRQPKVAEAIVRAVVQVAGVPVSVKTRLGWSDEEINILEFAQRMQDAGAAMLTLHGRTRQQGYNGTAQWHWIRRVKEQLEIPVIANGDIVSVESAIRCLQETGADGVMCSRGTLGYPFLVGEIDHFLKTGEYLPPVSAVERLRCAKEHLQALGAYKGDRGIYQARKHLSWYCKGFPGANPLRDQLSRIESVQEGWELLDRTIAALESHRVNSGMNANHNAG